The following nucleotide sequence is from Neokomagataea tanensis.
TGATTCAATAGGGTTCGATTGTGTCTATGAATACAAGCGCGCTCGGAAGCTCTTTAAAAATGCTGACAGCGACGTCCGTATTTTTTCTGAACGTTTCGATTTGACTAGGCACCCCGGTGTTCCCATTGAAAGCCTAGAAGCATTTTATGAGTGGTGCGCAGTAAATTATGACGGTATTATTGTTTACCATTATTGCGGCGCTTGGAAAGAGATGGATGAGTTCCTCGTTGCTCGATCATCGCCATCTATTGTGCGTTGGCACAACAATACATCGCCGTGGTTTTATTTTTCAAAAGAGCGCTATTTAGTTCATACGCTTGAGGGTTTTGAAAATATCGTCGATATAGCAGGTAAAAAAAATCTCTTTTTTTGGGTGAATTCGGTATTTACTCGAGATCAATTTATTGCATTGGGAGGTCAAGCATCTCGTTCAGCAGTGGTTTACCCTGCGAGCAGGTATCTGGAGAAGGGTACAGAGCTGAGGTTACCCTCTCGAACTTTTGCTCCAGAGGGTGTCATCAACATGCTTTTTGTTGGACGAGTCGTGCAGCATAAGGGGCATAAATCGATTATTTCTATGGCTGACCGGGTCAGAAGAGAAACAGGCAAGCCCGTTATTGTGCGTTTTGCAGGCCGAGAGGATGACGTAAAACTAGAAATAGAACGGCACGCGGAAAGTTACCCAAATGTTGAAACTTACTTCTACGGCGAGGTTTCTGACTCAGAATTAGAAGAGCTATACCTTATTTCTGATGTCTTCTTATGTTTATCTGAGCATGAAGGATTTGGATTACCTGTCTTTGAAGCAATGCGTTGCGGACTGCCTACTATTGTTTGGTCTACAACAGCGCTTCGCGAACTGATGGTCGATCATCCGCTGGGATTTCATTATTATGACTTAAATACCTTTGCGGCAGCTATAATTGCTCTTGAAGATAATACTGTTTATCGCACTGTGTTGGCAGCCCAAAATCGTGTTTTGGCTTCCTATACGGAAGAAATTGTAGACGCGCAGATGGTTCACGGCTTCGCCGCTCTTTCAAATCAAGACTTAGAACAAGTGGTTGATACTTTTCCGCCTACATTACAAAGCGAAGCAGAGCTTGCTAATGCTGTAGCAGAGCGGCTTCTGCACGCCAGATCAATACCCTCGGCAGTTCAACCTGTCACGCGTGATAGTGGATATAACCTCTTTTCACGCTATGATATCGAAGCTTTTCGGAAATTTTTTGATAGAGTGGAGCGCTTACGGTTTGCTCCATTTGAGAATTTCAAAAATAACGGATATTATCGTATTGACGCGCGTCATTTCCATTGTCGAGAAGGCATAATTGATGGCGGGGTAATGAAATTCGATTTTGGGTGTTATCCCGAGGGACATTTAATATTTGGACCTTACCGAGAGTTACCAAAAGGCCATTACGACGTATCTTTCGACTTATCCGTTGTTAGCGAAAACATGTCCTCAGTGATAATCGATGTTGCTTCGCGCCATCGTGGACTGATTACTGAACAGTCAATACCCGTTCAAAAAATTCATTTTGAAAAACC
It contains:
- a CDS encoding glycosyltransferase family 4 protein; translation: MKIAFLVQGLFEKSDSIGFDCVYEYKRARKLFKNADSDVRIFSERFDLTRHPGVPIESLEAFYEWCAVNYDGIIVYHYCGAWKEMDEFLVARSSPSIVRWHNNTSPWFYFSKERYLVHTLEGFENIVDIAGKKNLFFWVNSVFTRDQFIALGGQASRSAVVYPASRYLEKGTELRLPSRTFAPEGVINMLFVGRVVQHKGHKSIISMADRVRRETGKPVIVRFAGREDDVKLEIERHAESYPNVETYFYGEVSDSELEELYLISDVFLCLSEHEGFGLPVFEAMRCGLPTIVWSTTALRELMVDHPLGFHYYDLNTFAAAIIALEDNTVYRTVLAAQNRVLASYTEEIVDAQMVHGFAALSNQDLEQVVDTFPPTLQSEAELANAVAERLLHARSIPSAVQPVTRDSGYNLFSRYDIEAFRKFFDRVERLRFAPFENFKNNGYYRIDARHFHCREGIIDGGVMKFDFGCYPEGHLIFGPYRELPKGHYDVSFDLSVVSENMSSVIIDVASRHRGLITEQSIPVQKIHFEKPVLQFDCDDESDEYEFRVKAKHSFEGEVLFRGVLIKQRSN